GTAGTTCACACCGGCGACTTCAAGTTCGACAACAACAACCCGCTCGGCGAGAAGCCTGACTACAAGCGCCTCAAGGAGCTCGGAAAGGAGGGCGTTAAGGTCCTCATACCGGAATCCACGCGCGTCTCAGAGCCGACTAAAACCCCAAGTGAGGCCGTTGCTCAAATGCTCCTCGAGGACTTCTTCCTCTACGAGGGCATGGAGGAGGATGGGTTAATAGCAACGACCTTCGCCAGCCACATCCCGCGCCTCCAGGAGCTCATCTGGATAGCCAACAAGATGGGCAGGCAGGCGGTTTTTGTAGGCCGCTCACTGGCGAAGTACACGGGAATAGCGAAGCAGCTCGGCCTCATAAGAATGAAAGGAGCCAGGGCCGTCAGGAGCCCCAACGCGATAAAGAAGGTTCTCGCAGAGGTTTCCGGCGCGAGGGAGAACTACCTGCTCGTCGTCACCGGCCACCAGGGTGAGCCTGGAGCGGTTCTTACCAGAATGGCCAACGGAGAGCTCTACGACATAGGCAAGCGCGACACGGTGGTATTCTCCGCGGGGACGATACCGAACCCGCTCAACAAGGCCCAGCGCTACGTCCTCGAGACGAAGCTCAAGATGAAGGGCGTCAGGATGATAAAGGACCTCCACGTGAGCGGCCACGCGAGCAGGGAAGACCACCGCTACTTACTGAGGATGCTCAATCCGGAGAACATCGTTCCGGCCCACGGCGAGTTCAGGATGCTAACCCACTACGCGGAATTGGCAGAGGAGGAAGGCTACCTCATAGGGCGCGATGTTTTTGTGTCGAGGAACGGATACACGGTTGAGATACGCTGAACGTCGAGGGCAAAACTGATAAAGGATGCCCCCTTTCTTTTTCCAGCTTACTCTCATCACTCACGGGGTGGTAGAATGGGGAAGTACGATGAGCTGTTCATGAGGATTAAGGAGAAAGCCAAGGACGTTGATAGAGTCATTCTAGAACTGGTGCCTGAGAAGGAGCCAAAGAGCCTGTACGAAGCTTCCCGCCACTACCCGCTCGCGGGAGGGAAGCGCGTCAGGCCGTTCGTCGTTCTTCGCGCGACTGAGGCCGTTGGTGGTGACCCAGAGAAGGCCATCTATCCGGCCGCATCGGTTGAGTTCATACACAATTACTCCCTCGTCCACGACGACATAATGGACATGGACGAGCTGAGGCGCGGAAGGCCGACCGTCCACAAGCTCTGGGGAGTTAATATGGCTATCCTGGCTGGAGACCTTCTCTTCAGCAAGGCTTTCGAGGCGATAGCAAAGGCCGAGGTTCCCCCGGAGAAGAAGGCGAGAATCCTCGACGTCCTTGTCAGAACTTCGAACATGCTCTGCGAGGGCCAGGCCCTCGACATAGAGTTCGAGACGAGGGAAGAGGTGGGTGTCGACGAGTACCTCAGGATGATAAGCGGCAAGACGGGGGCACTCTTCCAGGGTTCGGCTGAGATTGGAGCCATCGTCGGAACTGATAACGAGGAGTACATTCAGGCTTTGTCAAAGTGGGGCATGAACGTCGGCATAGCCTTCCAGATATGGGACGACGTGCTCGACCTCATAGCTGACGAGGAGAAGCTGGGCAAGCCCGTCGGCAGCGACATAAGGAAGGGCAAGAAGACCCTCATAGTGAGCCACTTCTTCGACCACGCGAGCGAGGAGGACAAGACCGAGTTCCTCAAGGTCTTCGGAAAGTACGCCGGAGATGCAAAGGGCGACGCCCTCATACACGACGAGAAGGTGAAGGAAGAGGTTGCCAAGGCCATTGAGCTCCTCAAGAAGTACGGGAGCATTGACTATGCCGCTCAATACGCCAAGAACCTCATCAAAGAAGCAAACGAAGCTTTGAAGGTCCTCCCGGAGAGCGAGGCGAGGAGGGATCTGGAGCTTCTCGCTGAGTTCCTGGTTGAGAGGGAGTTCTGAACCCCCTTCGGACTTTTCTCCCAATTTGTTCCTTCTCCATTTGCTCCAGCAACCCTTAAATAGCATTTCGATGTTTATCTCAACGGTGGCGGTTATGGAGGTTCTGGAACTCCTATCTGAACTCGTCTCTTTTGAAACAGTTAACGACCCGGCAAGGGGGATAAAGCCGTCGAAGGACTGCCCGCGCTTCATAATGGATCGTCTCTCCGAGTGGGGAATTGAGAGCAGGCTGCTTGAAAGGGACGGCTACTACGCGGTCTACGGCGAAATCGGAGAAGGAAAGCCAAGGCTCCTCTTCATGGCCCACTTCGACGTCGTGCCCGTCAACCCCGCGGAGTGGGAGACCGACCCGTTCAGGCTCACGGTAGAGGGGAACCGTGCCTACGGGAGGGGCAGCGCCGACGATAAGGGGAATGTAGCTTCCATAATGCTCGCCCTTAGAGAGCTCTCGAGGGAGAGGCTGAACGGGAAAGTCCTGTTCGCCTTCACCGGGGACGAGGAGATAGGCGGGAGGATGGCCATGCACATCGCCGAAAAACTGAGCAAGGAAGGCAAGCTCCCGGAGTACATGATAAACGCCGATGGCATCGGTATGGTGCCCATAATCCGGAGGAGGAAGGGCTTTGGAGTCATGCTTCGCATCCCCTCGGAGAGGGTCAGGGTCAAGGGCAGGCTCAGAGAGAAGACATTCAGAATAAGCACTCCTGTGGTGGAGACGAGGCACGCCGCCTATTTTCTGCCCGGGGTTGATACACACCCGATGATAGCGGCTTCTCACTTCCTGAGGAGCAGGAACGCTCTGGCCGTCTCCCTGGAGGGGAGCTTCCTCAAGGGGAACGTTGTGCCGGGCGAGGTGAGGCTCAAGTACATCGAACCGGGCGAAGGCGGAGATGTGGAAGTTGATTTGGGTCTTACAAGGCTCCTGAAGGCAATAGTCCCCCTCGTTAGGGCACCTATAAAGACCGAGAGGTACAGCGACTACGGCGTCTCCATAACCCCAAACCTCTACACCCTGGAGGGCGGGGAGCACGTTCTGAGGATAGACGTAAGGGCAATGAGCCGCTCCAAAGAGGATATCGAGCGGGCGATGAGGGAAGTGGTCGAGTTCAATCTCCCCGGGGCGGAGCTCACAGTGATGACGAACGAAAAAGCCGGCTATCTCTTCACACAGCCGGGAGAGAGGATAGTGAGGGTGATGCTGGAAGTGCTGGAAGGCGAGGGTGAGAGGGCCGAGCCCATCGAGGGGCCCGGGGCGGCGGACTCAAGGTTCTTCACCCCCTACGGGGTCAGGGCAATAGACTTCGGCCCGAGGGGAGGCAACATCCACGGCCCGAACGAGTACGTCGAGGTGGACTCACTCGAGAAGATGCCCAGGATATACAAAGGGGTGGCGCTGAGGCTGCTTGGGGGGTAGTTATTCTCTTGCCAGCATGTACCCCACCGGCAGATGCTCGGCTCCACTCTTCCACTTTTCGTATGCTGCGTCCCATCTTTTTAGAAGATCAACGCGCTTTTTCTCGTCTTTTATTCCCTCCACGTATTCCCGTGGAATGTATGCCAGGTAGTGCGGAAGGCCAGGCTCGAAGGTTCCGCTTTCGATTATCTCTCCGCCCGCTTTCTCGACGAGTTCTTTGAGTTCCTCCATAGTTGGATAATGCAGGTCGTCCTTTTCGCCAAAGAGCGCCTCAAAGATCTCCTCTCGAAGGTTGTAGAGTTCGAGGTGTGCCCTTTGCCTCTCGTTGTTCGCCACCGGCAGGCTCTCGGCTATGAAGACCCTATCCGCAACGCGGAGCATCTCGGAGATTACTTTTATCATCGTCTCCTCGTTCTTCAAACTTCGTATTCCGTGAACGAGGACGACCATGTCGAAGGCTTTGAACGGGAATGGAGCTCCCTCGCGTCGAGCTTTAGGGGAATTACCCCCTGTTTCACGCTTGCCGATGAGATTATTTCCTCGAAGAAGCACCACCTTGATTTATCAACCGCCACAACGCGGCCGGTTTCGCCAACGAGATAGGCGAGGGGAACCGTTGTTAGAGCGTGAGCGCCGCAGCCGATTTCGAGGACGTTCGTGCCTTCTCTTATCGGTGCAAACCGGAGAACGCGGAAGCGTTCGAGCATTTCAAGATGAAGCCAATCGGGAGGCAATGGAAGTTCATTCCGGGGCGAGATTTTGGGAAGGACGTCCTTCTTGAAGGCTTCCTCACTAACCGGTATGAAAAACACCGGAAAATGCTAAAGGGCTTTTCTTTAAGGAGTTTTCGGAGAAAAGGTTTTATAAGGTGGGGTTGAAGTAATTACAGGTCAAAAAATTAAACTTAGAAAAAAAGAAGTGGATGAGATCATCACTCCACAAACACCGCAGGCTTCAGCGGCATGGCCTGCCTCTTCTTTCCACCCTTGTCTTCCTCAGCGTTGATGATTATCTCCAGGCCGAGCTCCTTCTCCATGAAGTCCTTCGCCTCTCTCAGCGCTTTCTCCTCGTCAATGCGCTTCACTTCAAAGGCGCGCTCCTTGATGAGTCTCTGGATGAGCTTGCTTACCTCCTTGCCGTGCTTCCTCATCTCCGGGTCCTTCATCAGCTCGGCCATAGCTGACTTGAAGTCCCTCTTTTCTGCAACAACTTCAACAACGCGCCACTTCCACTCCGGGGCGGTGTAGATGTAGACCCTCTTGGCATCTTCTAGCTTGGCAACTCTTATTATCTCCTTGATGTCCTCGATGACGGACTGGACGAACTGCTCTTCAGCCTCTACCGTCTCGTTCCACCACTCCTCGACGGGTTCGGGCCACTTCGCCAGGCTTACGAAGCCCTCTCCGCCGAGCTTCTCCCAGAGCTCCTCCGCTATGTGTGGTGTGAAGGGCGCCATGAGCCTGACCCAGACCTCGGCGAGCTTCCTCAGTACATAGCGCTTGGCCTCGTCGTCCCTGCCCTCTGTCCTCCTTAGGTACCAGCGCAGGTCGTTGAGAACTGAGTAGAACGCCCACTGCACTGCCGTCCTCGTCCTGAACTCCTCGAGGGCCTTGGTTGTTTCCTCGATGGCCTTGTTGAGGCGGTGGAGCATCCAGCGGTCGATGTCCTTGAGTTCAACATCTTCCTTGGCCTCGTAGGTGGAGAAATCGCTTATCAGCTCGTAGAACCTCTCAACCTGCCTGCGGAGCTTGCCGACCTCCTTCCTGCGCCAGTCGAAGTCGCTGTCGTGCTCGGCAAGGCCCATTATGTATAGCCTCACGACATCTGCCCCGTTCTCCTCGATGGCATCTATGAAGTTCAGCACGTTGCCCTTGCTCTTGCTCATCTTCTGGCCCTCAAGCGTTCCGAAGCCGTTTACCGCTATTCCCCTTGGCCAGTGCTCCTTCCTGAAGACTGCGGTGTGGTTGAAGATGAAGAACGTCAGGTGGTTCGGGATGAGGTCTTTCGCCGAGCAGCGCCAGTCGAGCGGGTACCAGTACTCGAACTCCTCTTTCATCTCGTGGATTATCTCCGCTGGAATTCCGGTCTTCTCTGCGAGCTTTTTCTCCTTCTCCTCATCAAAGTCCTCGCGGAAGATGTAGTCAAAGAACTCTCTATCGAGCTTCTCCGGGTCAAGCTTGCCTTCGTCCCTAAGGCGGTTCATGTGCCTGCTTATCGTGTAGTAAGCCATGTAGATGGTCGAGTCGCTAAGGCTCTCGATTACCCAGTCTGGATCCCACGGGAGAGGCGTTCCAAGGCCGACCTTCCTTGCGCAGGCCTTCTTGTCGAGCCAGTCTATTACCGCCTCGAACTGTGCTCTCCTGCTCTCCGGGTAAATCGTCATGTTGGCCAGAGCTTCCCTCGCCTTCTCCTTCCATTCGGGGTTGCCGTAGTCGATGAACCACTGGTCGTGGATTATCTTGATGACCGCCTGGTTGCCAAAGCGGCTTATTACCGGCTTCTCGGCGAACTCGTACATTATCTCCGCTGTGCCCTTCTCCTGGAGTTCCTTCGCTATGAGGTCCTTGACCTCCTGGACGGGCTTACCAGCGTACGGCTCTATCTTGAAGACGCCCTTGTGGTACTCCGCCTTGTAGATGTTCTTGGTAGCTTCTTCGAGCTTCTCAACGTCCTTCTGGCTCTTCACACCAAGCCTCTCGGCCTCCTCGACGGCCGGGAACTCACCGTAGCCCTCAAGTTTGATCAGCGAGATGTAGCTTATCTCCTCGACAACTCTAGGATCTATATCGTACTTGAGCAGGATCTCGGTTTCCTTCTTCAGGTCTTCCAGAGCGATGTGGTCGAAGGGAGCATGAGCTGGGACGCTCATGACAACGCCGGTTGCGTTGTTGGGGTCAACGAACTCCGCCGGGAGGATTATTATCTCGTCACCGGTCACTGGGTTCTTCACGTATTTTCCGATGAGCCTCTCGCCCTTGAACTCCTCGATTACCTCTATCTCCCTGTCCTGGAAGGAGAGCTTGTAGGCGGCCTCCTTGCTGACTATCCAGGTTTCCTCTTTTCCGTTGCGCCTAACCTTCGCCTTGACGTAGGTTGCCTCAGGGTTCAGCCACATGTTGGTGACGCCGTATACCGTCTCTGGCCTCAGCGTTGCCGCGGGAAGGTAGATTTCTTCGCCGTCTTCCTCGAGGATGAACTTGATTATGACGTAGTCCAGAATCTGGACGTCCTCGCCCTCCATTATGTCGTGGTCTCCCAGTGGCGTACCGACAACCGGATCCCAGCGGACACGGTGAGCCCCCTTGACGACCAGTCCCATGTCCTTGAGCGTCCAGAACTGCCACTCGATGAACTTGCTGAAGGGCGGGAACAGGCTTGTGGTGTGGAACTCACGCGTCCAGTCGACGGAGAAACCGGCCCTGATGAAGGTCTCCTTGGCGGCCTTCATGAAGTACTTCACGATTTCCTTCGGGTCTTCAAATTTCCAGAGTATCTCCTCAGGGACTTTGTAGACGTCGCGATAGACGTGGATGGTCTTCGGGTCGCGGTTCTTTATGCGCTCCGCTATTCCGACTATCGGCGCGCCAGTGATGTGCCATCCCATCGGGAATAACACGTTGTAGCCCTGCATTCTCTTAAAGCGCGCTATTACGTCCGGGATCGTGTATGTCCTCGCGTGGCCGACGTGGAGGTGACCCGAGAGGTAGGGGAAAGCTACAGTTATGTAGAACTTCTTCTCCTTGGGCTTCGCGTTCCTGTCGGGCTCGAAAACCCTCTCCTCCATCCATTTCCTCTGCCACTTTTCCTCAATGGCCTTGAAGTCAAGCTCAGCCATGCCTAAAACCTCCTTTAGCTTTGATTTTCAACACTGAGAGTCCAGGGGGAACTCCAAAAGAGCGAGACTCAGGAATAGGGGGGTTATCGGGGAAATCAGTTACCGCTGAGATTACGGTGGAGAAGACACTCCCCCCTCATCAGCATCGCTTCTGGTAACGGAATTGAGTATTTAAGGTTTTTGGCGCTCCGCGGGCTTTTTATATCCTTTCGATGCAGATTTTAATGGTGGTGCTCGTGAAAGCGTTCGTCAACGGAAGGATATACGTCTCTTTTAAGCCTCTGAAGACCGTCGATGCGATTCTTGTGGCGTCTGGAAGAATTGTCTACGCGGGCTCGAGCGAGATGGCCATAAAAATCGCCCGGGAGCTCGGCGGTGAGGTGGTTGACCTGGAGGGCAGGGTCGTTCTGCCAGGCTTCATTGACTCCCATCTCCACCTGGAGGAGCTCGGGATGTACCTCGAGACCCTCGACCTCAGGGGCGTTGGGAGCATAGCGGAGCTCAAGGAGAGGGTTAGGAGCTACGCTGAGATCGCCAAAACGAGCTGGATACTGGGACATGGCTGGGATCAGGAACTTTTCGAGGAAAATCGCTGGCCCATGCGCTGGGACATTGACGAGGTCGTCGATGACAGACCCGTTATGCTCTCCCGTGTCTGCCTTCACGCTGCCGTCCTCAACACGGAGGCGATGGAGTTAGCAGGTTTGTTGGATTCGGAACTCCCCGGTGTCATGCGGGATGAAAACGGAGAAGTCACAGGCGTCGTCAAGGAGGAGGCCTTCGAACTCGCCCGCGAGAAGTTCAAGGAGACACTAACCCTCGAGGACTACGAGCACTTCGTGAAGATGGCTGTCGACTACGCCGCCTCCTTGGGGATAACTGCCGTTGGAACTGTGAGCGTTGAGGAGAAAACGTTGAAAGCCATATCCAACCTCGAGGAGCGCGGGGAGCTCAAGATACGGGTCTTCGCGTACATCGACCCCGGAAAGAGGGAGGTAAAGGGGAATGGCATGTTCGGAAACCTGGACGTCCTCGATTCCCTCAAAAAGCTCGGAATCAGGCGCGGCTTTGGGAGGGGGAAGCTGAGAATAAACGGGATTAAGGTTCTCGCCGACGGCTCCCTCGGGGCAAGGACGGCGTGGCTGAGCGAGCCCTACAGCGACGCGCCAACACAAGGCTACGCCAACATCTCGAGGGAACTCCTTGAGAAAATCGTGAGGGGCGCTCACGAAGCCGGACTCCAGATGGCCGTCCACGGAATAGGGGACGCGACAATAGACATGATACTGGACGTTTATTCCTCGCTCGACGACCCTGGAAAGCTCAGGCACAGGATAGAGCACGCCTCGATTCTGAGGCCGGATCAAATTGAGAGGATGGCCCGGCTCGGGGTAGTCGGAGCGGTTCAGCCCCACTTCGTGGTGACCGACTGGTGGGCGGTTAGAAGGGTTGGAAAGGAGCGCGCCGGCTGGGTTTATCCCTTCAGGAGCATGCTCGATGCGGGGATAGTCCTCGGTTTCGGTACGGATTCGCCCATAGAGCCCACCAACCCCTGGGAGACGGTTTATGCAGCGGTAACGCGCGGAAAATACGAGGGCGCGGAGCCCTACGAGTACACGAAAAACGAGGCCCTATCATTGGAAGAAGCCCTGCACGCCTACACCTACGGCTCCGCCTACATACTGGGTGCGGAGGATGAGCTTGGAACGCTTGAAGAAGGCAAGTTCGCGGACTTCGTTGTGGTAGACAAAGACCCCTTCGGAATGGATGAGAGGAAACTCAGGGAGGTAAAGGTGCTGGAGACGTACGTGGGTGGGGAAAAGGTGTAAATGAGCTGCCGGGCTCAGAGGGTTATAAGCTCCCTCTCAGCCCTCGTCAGCCTCTTCCCCCTCCCGTCTATCACCGCCACGTCGTCCTCTATCCTAACGCCGCCGAGGCCGGGGACGTAGATGCCCGGCTCTATCGTGAAGGTCATGCCGTTTTCGAGGATTACTTCGCTGTCTGGCCCTATATAAGGTTCCTCGTGCACATCTAAGCCAAGACCGTGTCCTGTCCTGTGGGTGAAGTACTTGCCATAACCTGCCGCCGAAATCACGCCCCGCGCGGCGGCGTCAACATCTTTTGCTTTTACTCCTTCCCTAACCGTCCTGTAAGCTTTTTCCTGTGCCTCCTTGACAGTCTCGTATATCTCGACCAGCCTTTCGTTCGGCTTTCCGAGCGCTATCGTTCGCGTTATGTCCGAGCAGTAGCCCTTCCACTTTGCACCGTAGTCGAGGATAACGAGGTCGCCCTTTCTAAGGTGCCTGTTTCCAGGGGCATGGTGCGGGTTGGCGGCGTTCTCACCGCTCGCCACGATGGGTTCGAAGGATATTCCGTCGGAAAGCTCCCTTACGGCAAGCTCTATCTTCAAAGCCAGCTCGCTCTCGCGCATCCCGAGGAGGTCCCAGCTTAGGAGCTCTTCAAAGACCCTGTCGACGACTTTAGCCGCGTGCTTCATGTAGTCTATTTCCTTCTCATCTTT
The sequence above is drawn from the Thermococcus pacificus genome and encodes:
- a CDS encoding RNase J family beta-CASP ribonuclease, whose amino-acid sequence is MIKIYTLSGYEEVGKNMTAVGYTNGGREEVVIIDMGIRLDRVLIHEDVNIQEFPTKELQKLGAIPDDSVLRNKKVVAITFTHGHLDHIGAIGKLAPHYPDVPVYGTPYTIKLAKSEVKSEKYFEVKNPMYETQFGEIVQVSENLAIEFVQITHSIPQAAMVVVHTPEGAVVHTGDFKFDNNNPLGEKPDYKRLKELGKEGVKVLIPESTRVSEPTKTPSEAVAQMLLEDFFLYEGMEEDGLIATTFASHIPRLQELIWIANKMGRQAVFVGRSLAKYTGIAKQLGLIRMKGARAVRSPNAIKKVLAEVSGARENYLLVVTGHQGEPGAVLTRMANGELYDIGKRDTVVFSAGTIPNPLNKAQRYVLETKLKMKGVRMIKDLHVSGHASREDHRYLLRMLNPENIVPAHGEFRMLTHYAELAEEEGYLIGRDVFVSRNGYTVEIR
- a CDS encoding polyprenyl synthetase family protein; its protein translation is MGKYDELFMRIKEKAKDVDRVILELVPEKEPKSLYEASRHYPLAGGKRVRPFVVLRATEAVGGDPEKAIYPAASVEFIHNYSLVHDDIMDMDELRRGRPTVHKLWGVNMAILAGDLLFSKAFEAIAKAEVPPEKKARILDVLVRTSNMLCEGQALDIEFETREEVGVDEYLRMISGKTGALFQGSAEIGAIVGTDNEEYIQALSKWGMNVGIAFQIWDDVLDLIADEEKLGKPVGSDIRKGKKTLIVSHFFDHASEEDKTEFLKVFGKYAGDAKGDALIHDEKVKEEVAKAIELLKKYGSIDYAAQYAKNLIKEANEALKVLPESEARRDLELLAEFLVEREF
- a CDS encoding M20/M25/M40 family metallo-hydrolase encodes the protein MFISTVAVMEVLELLSELVSFETVNDPARGIKPSKDCPRFIMDRLSEWGIESRLLERDGYYAVYGEIGEGKPRLLFMAHFDVVPVNPAEWETDPFRLTVEGNRAYGRGSADDKGNVASIMLALRELSRERLNGKVLFAFTGDEEIGGRMAMHIAEKLSKEGKLPEYMINADGIGMVPIIRRRKGFGVMLRIPSERVRVKGRLREKTFRISTPVVETRHAAYFLPGVDTHPMIAASHFLRSRNALAVSLEGSFLKGNVVPGEVRLKYIEPGEGGDVEVDLGLTRLLKAIVPLVRAPIKTERYSDYGVSITPNLYTLEGGEHVLRIDVRAMSRSKEDIERAMREVVEFNLPGAELTVMTNEKAGYLFTQPGERIVRVMLEVLEGEGERAEPIEGPGAADSRFFTPYGVRAIDFGPRGGNIHGPNEYVEVDSLEKMPRIYKGVALRLLGG
- a CDS encoding methyltransferase domain-containing protein, with the protein product MFFIPVSEEAFKKDVLPKISPRNELPLPPDWLHLEMLERFRVLRFAPIREGTNVLEIGCGAHALTTVPLAYLVGETGRVVAVDKSRWCFFEEIISSASVKQGVIPLKLDARELHSRSKPSTWSSSFTEYEV
- the leuS gene encoding leucine--tRNA ligase, with the translated sequence MAELDFKAIEEKWQRKWMEERVFEPDRNAKPKEKKFYITVAFPYLSGHLHVGHARTYTIPDVIARFKRMQGYNVLFPMGWHITGAPIVGIAERIKNRDPKTIHVYRDVYKVPEEILWKFEDPKEIVKYFMKAAKETFIRAGFSVDWTREFHTTSLFPPFSKFIEWQFWTLKDMGLVVKGAHRVRWDPVVGTPLGDHDIMEGEDVQILDYVIIKFILEEDGEEIYLPAATLRPETVYGVTNMWLNPEATYVKAKVRRNGKEETWIVSKEAAYKLSFQDREIEVIEEFKGERLIGKYVKNPVTGDEIIILPAEFVDPNNATGVVMSVPAHAPFDHIALEDLKKETEILLKYDIDPRVVEEISYISLIKLEGYGEFPAVEEAERLGVKSQKDVEKLEEATKNIYKAEYHKGVFKIEPYAGKPVQEVKDLIAKELQEKGTAEIMYEFAEKPVISRFGNQAVIKIIHDQWFIDYGNPEWKEKAREALANMTIYPESRRAQFEAVIDWLDKKACARKVGLGTPLPWDPDWVIESLSDSTIYMAYYTISRHMNRLRDEGKLDPEKLDREFFDYIFREDFDEEKEKKLAEKTGIPAEIIHEMKEEFEYWYPLDWRCSAKDLIPNHLTFFIFNHTAVFRKEHWPRGIAVNGFGTLEGQKMSKSKGNVLNFIDAIEENGADVVRLYIMGLAEHDSDFDWRRKEVGKLRRQVERFYELISDFSTYEAKEDVELKDIDRWMLHRLNKAIEETTKALEEFRTRTAVQWAFYSVLNDLRWYLRRTEGRDDEAKRYVLRKLAEVWVRLMAPFTPHIAEELWEKLGGEGFVSLAKWPEPVEEWWNETVEAEEQFVQSVIEDIKEIIRVAKLEDAKRVYIYTAPEWKWRVVEVVAEKRDFKSAMAELMKDPEMRKHGKEVSKLIQRLIKERAFEVKRIDEEKALREAKDFMEKELGLEIIINAEEDKGGKKRQAMPLKPAVFVE
- a CDS encoding amidohydrolase, whose protein sequence is MVVLVKAFVNGRIYVSFKPLKTVDAILVASGRIVYAGSSEMAIKIARELGGEVVDLEGRVVLPGFIDSHLHLEELGMYLETLDLRGVGSIAELKERVRSYAEIAKTSWILGHGWDQELFEENRWPMRWDIDEVVDDRPVMLSRVCLHAAVLNTEAMELAGLLDSELPGVMRDENGEVTGVVKEEAFELAREKFKETLTLEDYEHFVKMAVDYAASLGITAVGTVSVEEKTLKAISNLEERGELKIRVFAYIDPGKREVKGNGMFGNLDVLDSLKKLGIRRGFGRGKLRINGIKVLADGSLGARTAWLSEPYSDAPTQGYANISRELLEKIVRGAHEAGLQMAVHGIGDATIDMILDVYSSLDDPGKLRHRIEHASILRPDQIERMARLGVVGAVQPHFVVTDWWAVRRVGKERAGWVYPFRSMLDAGIVLGFGTDSPIEPTNPWETVYAAVTRGKYEGAEPYEYTKNEALSLEEALHAYTYGSAYILGAEDELGTLEEGKFADFVVVDKDPFGMDERKLREVKVLETYVGGEKV
- a CDS encoding M24 family metallopeptidase, whose protein sequence is MRLDRFVSLMKERGFDGALISPGTNLYYLTGLHIHEAGERPTVLVVSSDGNYRLLAPSLYENVVRNFPATFWRDGENPYEKLAWILAEFKLSSGKLLVEDTMRADWLINIFRVGNRGFEFYPLSSVIRELRMRKDEKEIDYMKHAAKVVDRVFEELLSWDLLGMRESELALKIELAVRELSDGISFEPIVASGENAANPHHAPGNRHLRKGDLVILDYGAKWKGYCSDITRTIALGKPNERLVEIYETVKEAQEKAYRTVREGVKAKDVDAAARGVISAAGYGKYFTHRTGHGLGLDVHEEPYIGPDSEVILENGMTFTIEPGIYVPGLGGVRIEDDVAVIDGRGKRLTRAERELITL